A genome region from Methanococcoides burtonii DSM 6242 includes the following:
- the pfkC gene encoding ADP-specific phosphofructokinase, translating to MNIREWEFVYRESYDDICSSLDNVKGMFVAYNSNIDAIKHVSEEDISMLLAQVDQNEVQDKLFEYPRQIDSPSDLMARLIIAMRDGKAAEVPTNTTDIHEWLTDHLGFDNARMGGQAGIISNLLASIGQNVITYVPWLSAEQAEYFVDSDNLLFPVVEGDQLRLVRPRDAYDPQNKSKVNWILEFSKGMGVNFKGEHFIVPRDNRLIISSRPKWIRIEMVPELYERIPSLQANIDGALLAGYQMIKEKYEDGSTYMDYIDKAVNVIERLKEGNPNIRIHVEFTSIQNKLIRQSILKYIVKKHVHSLGLDTVEVANALNVLGYEELAYSVINKGENAIVSLFEGAVKLLKELELERVHVHSLGFYICVVAKDCPVSVLDHRKALLFASTTAASQALLGEIVSLESTVAGLDVPVSDKGHGDLGRLEDHLVNSGMCCMEDFENGCIRTPQYDAIVIPTKVVSEPVATVGIGDVISAAAFAGFLSKLK from the coding sequence ATGAATATTAGAGAGTGGGAATTTGTTTATCGTGAGTCCTATGATGACATTTGTTCGTCTCTGGACAATGTAAAGGGTATGTTCGTAGCTTACAACAGTAACATTGATGCTATCAAACATGTGAGTGAGGAAGATATTTCCATGCTGTTGGCTCAGGTTGACCAAAATGAAGTCCAAGATAAGTTGTTTGAATATCCTCGGCAGATCGATTCTCCTTCCGATCTTATGGCAAGACTTATTATTGCTATGCGGGATGGAAAAGCTGCAGAGGTTCCGACAAATACGACTGATATCCATGAGTGGCTTACTGATCATTTGGGGTTTGATAATGCACGAATGGGTGGTCAGGCAGGTATAATCTCTAATCTTCTGGCATCTATCGGACAAAATGTGATAACGTATGTCCCCTGGCTTTCCGCGGAACAGGCCGAATATTTTGTAGATTCGGACAATCTTTTATTTCCTGTTGTTGAAGGCGATCAGCTTAGACTTGTTCGTCCCAGGGATGCTTATGATCCTCAAAATAAATCTAAGGTGAACTGGATACTTGAATTCTCAAAAGGTATGGGTGTCAATTTTAAAGGAGAACATTTCATTGTGCCAAGGGACAATCGTCTCATCATCTCTTCTCGTCCAAAATGGATTCGTATAGAGATGGTTCCGGAATTGTATGAGCGGATACCTTCTCTTCAGGCGAATATAGATGGTGCGCTACTTGCCGGTTATCAGATGATAAAAGAAAAGTATGAGGATGGTTCGACCTATATGGATTACATTGATAAAGCTGTCAATGTGATAGAAAGGCTAAAGGAAGGAAATCCGAATATCCGCATACATGTGGAGTTCACGTCCATTCAAAATAAGCTTATCAGACAATCTATCCTTAAATATATCGTAAAAAAGCACGTTCATTCATTGGGGCTTGATACAGTTGAAGTCGCAAATGCGTTGAACGTTCTTGGTTATGAAGAGCTTGCATATTCTGTCATCAATAAGGGCGAGAATGCGATAGTTTCTCTTTTTGAAGGTGCGGTGAAGCTTTTAAAAGAGCTGGAACTTGAAAGGGTGCACGTCCATTCTCTTGGCTTTTACATCTGTGTTGTTGCTAAGGATTGTCCTGTGTCTGTTCTCGATCATCGTAAAGCATTGTTGTTTGCTTCCACTACCGCAGCTTCACAGGCATTACTTGGGGAGATCGTTTCACTCGAAAGTACAGTTGCAGGTCTTGATGTTCCTGTTTCTGACAAAGGACATGGTGACCTTGGGAGATTGGAGGACCATCTTGTGAATAGTGGCATGTGCTGTATGGAGGATTTCGAGAATGGCTGTATTCGTACACCCCAGTATGATGCTATTGTTATTCCTACAAAGGTTGTTAGTGAGCCAGTAGCTACCGTTGGCATTGGCGATGTCATTTCAGCAGCTGCATTTGCAGGTTTTCTTTCAAAGCTTAAATGA
- the argJ gene encoding bifunctional ornithine acetyltransferase/N-acetylglutamate synthase, which yields MKTKDSGLCAVKGVRAFGIKPGKMGLAIIVAEGNAAGVFTRNKVIAAPLIVTREALGKNGRLAAVIANSGNANAFTGEQGLADAREMVSILSERLGVDSDLVAVASTGVIGRKLDIDWIRDNVDEVMSGLVASPQGNSHAARAIMTTDTFPKMTAIELDCGVCIGGIAKGSGMIEPNMGTMLGFVYTDAALSSDVLDGCLREAVDRSFNMVVVDGDTSTNDMVLLTATGATGISPDINEFKEGLEHVLVDLAKQIAKDGEGATRLIEAQVTGAISEEDARLVAKAIVRSPLVKSAIFGKDPNWGRVVAAAGYSGAELEQDRLSLAFSNGVDTVYLVDGGKILSEDKEHLQKLEAIMGSLEVIIMVGLALGSANAKAWGCDLTYDYVRINSEYTT from the coding sequence ATGAAAACTAAAGATAGCGGCCTATGTGCAGTAAAAGGAGTTCGTGCTTTCGGTATCAAGCCGGGAAAAATGGGCCTTGCGATAATCGTGGCTGAAGGGAATGCTGCGGGCGTTTTTACCAGGAATAAGGTCATAGCTGCTCCACTGATCGTTACAAGGGAAGCCCTTGGTAAGAATGGCAGACTGGCAGCGGTGATAGCAAACAGTGGAAATGCCAATGCTTTTACAGGTGAGCAAGGTCTCGCCGATGCAAGGGAAATGGTCTCTATCCTTTCTGAAAGACTGGGTGTCGATAGTGACCTTGTCGCAGTGGCATCTACCGGTGTTATTGGCAGGAAGCTCGATATTGACTGGATACGTGATAATGTCGATGAAGTGATGAGCGGTCTTGTAGCATCACCTCAGGGTAACAGCCATGCTGCAAGGGCCATAATGACCACTGATACGTTCCCAAAGATGACTGCGATAGAGCTTGATTGTGGTGTATGTATAGGCGGGATCGCAAAGGGTTCCGGCATGATTGAGCCTAACATGGGAACTATGCTTGGTTTTGTCTACACTGATGCAGCTCTTTCATCGGACGTACTTGATGGATGCCTCAGGGAAGCAGTTGACCGAAGCTTCAATATGGTCGTAGTGGATGGGGACACAAGTACTAATGATATGGTGCTTCTTACAGCTACGGGAGCTACCGGTATCTCTCCTGATATAAATGAATTTAAGGAAGGACTTGAGCATGTTCTTGTAGACCTTGCAAAACAGATCGCAAAGGACGGTGAAGGTGCTACCCGGCTTATCGAAGCACAGGTAACTGGTGCAATCTCTGAGGAGGATGCTCGCCTTGTCGCAAAAGCCATTGTACGTTCTCCGCTTGTGAAATCTGCTATTTTCGGCAAGGATCCGAATTGGGGTAGAGTTGTTGCAGCAGCAGGATATTCCGGTGCTGAACTGGAGCAGGATAGGCTATCTCTTGCTTTTTCTAATGGTGTGGATACTGTTTATCTTGTGGATGGGGGTAAGATCCTCTCTGAAGATAAAGAACACCTGCAGAAGCTGGAAGCTATCATGGGAAGTTTGGAAGTCATTATCATGGTGGGCCTTGCTCTTGGCAGTGCAAATGCGAAGGCATGGGGTTGTGATCTTACGTATGATTATGTAAGGATCAATTCTGAATATACTACATGA
- a CDS encoding CBS domain-containing protein, with translation MNVKDIMSSNVIVCSPQDTISSTAQLLKKKNISGVPVVDEGKVVGIVSEVDLLKLLNIPEHGGLWLPSPFEIIEIPIRELIGWEDTKKMLSDVGSKPVSDIMEKDVFTIGLESSVEDASRSMSRHKINRLPVVDNGEIVGLITRGDIIRGLAGI, from the coding sequence ATGAATGTAAAAGATATTATGAGCAGTAATGTCATTGTATGCAGTCCACAGGATACTATTAGCAGTACTGCACAGTTGTTAAAGAAAAAGAACATTAGCGGTGTTCCTGTTGTTGATGAGGGCAAGGTCGTAGGGATAGTTTCCGAAGTTGACCTATTGAAATTGCTTAACATCCCTGAACATGGTGGTCTCTGGCTTCCCAGTCCTTTCGAGATAATTGAGATACCTATACGTGAGCTCATTGGTTGGGAAGATACCAAAAAGATGCTTTCTGATGTTGGTTCAAAACCTGTCAGCGACATAATGGAAAAGGATGTGTTCACGATAGGTCTGGAAAGTTCAGTGGAGGACGCTTCCAGATCAATGAGCCGGCACAAAATTAACAGACTTCCTGTTGTCGATAATGGTGAAATTGTAGGCCTTATAACCCGCGGTGACATCATTCGCGGTCTTGCAGGTATTTAA